The following proteins are encoded in a genomic region of Aquifex aeolicus VF5:
- a CDS encoding c-type cytochrome, with amino-acid sequence MKLRYVFLSALALGIFACEQPQKKEETKKEEPKKEAVAQKQEAKKEEQKPQEQPKQEQKQEVKQEEQKQVAQAGGAGNPEKGKAIFQQKGCGFCHQPAVDTVGPSLKKIAQAYAGKEDQLVKFLKGEAPAIVDPAKEAIMKPQLMQLKGLSEQELRDLAAFIMSHK; translated from the coding sequence ATGAAGTTAAGATATGTATTTTTAAGTGCACTCGCACTAGGGATTTTCGCCTGCGAGCAACCACAAAAGAAAGAGGAAACAAAGAAGGAAGAGCCCAAGAAGGAAGCTGTAGCTCAAAAGCAGGAAGCTAAGAAAGAGGAGCAAAAGCCTCAAGAACAGCCAAAACAAGAGCAAAAGCAGGAAGTTAAGCAAGAAGAGCAAAAGCAAGTGGCTCAAGCCGGAGGAGCAGGCAACCCTGAAAAAGGAAAGGCAATCTTCCAGCAAAAGGGATGTGGTTTTTGCCACCAGCCGGCAGTGGACACCGTAGGTCCCTCTCTCAAGAAGATAGCTCAGGCTTACGCCGGTAAAGAGGACCAGCTCGTTAAGTTCTTAAAAGGTGAGGCTCCCGCAATAGTAGACCCTGCTAAGGAAGCAATAATGAAGCCTCAGCTCATGCAACTCAAAGGTCTTTCTGAACAAGAACTCAGAGACCTTGCAGCCTTTATAATGTCCCACAAGTAA
- the rpmI gene encoding 50S ribosomal protein L35 translates to MAKVKMKTNRSAAKRFKVTAKGKIKRWKSGGAHYNTKKSSKRKRHLRKHTYVKDNMLKHVKALLKEF, encoded by the coding sequence ATGGCAAAGGTTAAGATGAAGACTAACCGCTCAGCTGCGAAGAGGTTTAAGGTGACCGCTAAGGGTAAGATAAAGAGGTGGAAGTCCGGCGGTGCCCACTACAACACAAAGAAGTCCTCAAAAAGGAAGAGACACCTAAGAAAGCACACCTACGTTAAGGACAACATGCTCAAGCACGTCAAGGCACTCCTGAAGGAGTTTTAA
- a CDS encoding ATP-dependent helicase — MKLNTQQEEAVRHFGSPLLVVAGAGSGKTKTLTHKVEYLIKEKGLKPYEILCITFTNKAAKEIKERIKNTFGLELEWSGTFHSVALKILKKDGEKIGIPKDFSIADEKDTTLIVKEILKKYGLKKEPEEVKEKISKVKENFEEPEAWLGVLLEEYQRVLRENKLLDFSDLMRELYNLLLVDEVREKYRNTFKYIMVDEYQDTNNIQYEILKLLANKNICAIGDPNQCIYEWRDARPDNILRFIEDFNPKIIKLELNYRSREPILRVANAVLEASTLEWKDLIPKLRGVRGEGQKPYVRRFQDEEEEALWISRKIKELAGEYELKDIAVLVRVGYITDVFERTFFKAGIPYKVVGTIKFYERIEIKNLIALLRLIYNPSDEVAFKRLTEFFVKGFGDKSFEVVKKNFKGNWFKALKESLKKLPKNAAISAYEFLKAVVPLYKNPEKYHEGLEAFVEKIDYYELLKEKFKKDYEERIENVKEFLSSLKDFYAKAYTLEDLLAEITLTSEEEEEENAVKILTIHSAKGLEFPVVFLPRLEEGILPHHRSQESERELEEERRLFYVAITRAKDLLFMSYTKKENRKPSRFLSDIPKHLLDLSAFKKKKKVAYEENLRPNRLIKKGDKVIHRVFGKGVVLRIEEERAKVRFENGEEKVIHTSFLEPLKTPSGVP; from the coding sequence ATGAAACTCAACACTCAACAGGAAGAGGCTGTTAGGCATTTCGGCTCTCCCCTGCTCGTCGTGGCGGGAGCGGGATCGGGAAAGACTAAAACCCTTACCCACAAAGTTGAGTATTTGATAAAGGAAAAAGGTTTGAAGCCCTACGAAATCCTTTGTATAACTTTCACGAACAAAGCGGCAAAGGAGATAAAAGAAAGGATAAAAAACACCTTCGGGCTTGAGCTTGAGTGGAGCGGAACATTTCACTCGGTAGCCCTGAAAATCCTGAAAAAGGACGGAGAAAAGATAGGAATTCCCAAGGACTTTTCAATAGCGGACGAGAAGGACACGACTCTGATAGTAAAGGAAATCCTTAAAAAGTACGGTCTGAAAAAGGAACCGGAAGAAGTGAAGGAAAAAATCTCAAAGGTTAAGGAAAACTTTGAAGAGCCAGAAGCATGGCTCGGTGTGCTTTTAGAGGAGTACCAGAGGGTACTTAGAGAGAATAAACTCCTTGATTTTTCCGATTTGATGAGGGAACTGTACAACCTGCTTCTCGTGGACGAGGTAAGGGAAAAGTACAGGAACACTTTCAAGTACATAATGGTGGACGAGTATCAGGATACGAACAACATTCAGTATGAGATATTAAAACTCCTTGCGAATAAAAACATATGCGCTATAGGGGACCCTAACCAGTGTATATACGAGTGGAGGGACGCAAGACCGGACAACATTCTCAGGTTCATAGAAGACTTCAACCCGAAAATAATAAAACTTGAACTCAATTACCGCTCAAGAGAGCCTATTCTCAGAGTAGCAAACGCGGTTCTGGAGGCTTCTACCCTAGAGTGGAAGGATTTAATCCCGAAACTGAGGGGAGTAAGGGGAGAAGGACAAAAGCCCTACGTTAGACGCTTTCAGGACGAGGAAGAAGAAGCTCTCTGGATTTCCCGGAAGATAAAGGAACTGGCAGGAGAGTATGAGCTGAAAGACATCGCGGTTCTCGTGAGAGTCGGATACATAACGGACGTTTTTGAGAGAACCTTCTTCAAGGCGGGAATTCCCTACAAAGTCGTGGGAACTATAAAGTTTTACGAAAGAATTGAGATAAAAAACTTAATTGCACTCCTGAGGCTTATTTACAACCCTTCGGACGAGGTGGCTTTTAAAAGGCTAACGGAGTTCTTTGTTAAGGGTTTTGGGGATAAGAGTTTTGAAGTAGTGAAGAAAAACTTTAAAGGGAACTGGTTTAAAGCCCTCAAGGAGTCTCTTAAAAAGCTTCCCAAAAACGCCGCAATTTCCGCGTATGAGTTCCTGAAGGCTGTGGTTCCCCTTTACAAAAACCCCGAAAAGTACCACGAAGGACTTGAAGCTTTCGTTGAGAAGATAGATTACTACGAACTATTAAAGGAAAAGTTCAAGAAGGATTACGAGGAGAGGATTGAAAACGTTAAGGAGTTTTTAAGCTCCCTGAAAGACTTTTACGCAAAGGCTTACACCCTTGAGGACCTTCTCGCGGAAATAACCTTGACCTCGGAAGAAGAGGAAGAGGAAAACGCCGTAAAAATTTTGACTATACACTCCGCTAAAGGTCTGGAATTTCCCGTGGTATTTCTTCCGAGGCTTGAAGAGGGTATACTCCCACACCACAGGTCTCAGGAGAGTGAAAGGGAACTGGAAGAGGAAAGGAGACTTTTTTACGTTGCGATTACGCGGGCAAAGGACCTCCTCTTTATGAGTTACACCAAGAAAGAAAACAGAAAACCGAGCAGGTTTTTGTCCGACATTCCGAAGCACCTCTTAGACCTTTCCGCCTTCAAAAAGAAGAAAAAGGTCGCTTACGAAGAAAATTTAAGGCCCAATAGATTGATAAAGAAGGGAGATAAAGTAATCCACAGGGTTTTCGGAAAGGGTGTGGTTTTAAGGATTGAAGAAGAGAGGGCAAAGGTTAGATTTGAAAACGGAGAAGAAAAGGTAATTCACACTTCTTTTCTTGAACCGCTTAAAACTCCTTCAGGAGTGCCTTGA
- a CDS encoding S41 family peptidase — translation MKRISFIPLLILVFFAGFILGQSSENKKEEDKYFYLKLFTEALKIVEREYVEPVPIKKLIYGAIDGMVSSLDPFSDFFTPEEYKEFLSETEGEFGGVGIEITMENGRPVVVSPIEGTPAWKAGIRPGDIIIAVDGEDTFNMSLMEVVKKIRGKPGTKVKLTILRKGEGKPIEVTLVRARIKVPSVKYTNYKGIGYIKISQFTSGTSKSLEKAILELENQNVKGFIIDLRNNPGGLLSEAVDVGDLFIPKGKLIVYTKGRKGELHRYFAEREPITQGLPVVLLVNKGSASASEIVAGALQDYHIATLVGEKTFGKASVQNLIPLSDGSAMKLTIAYYYTPKGRLIHKKGIKPDVEVKMDEETWKKLFETIRKMRFEGHMEKVILLPDIDVQLRKAIEILEKKAKLKKAA, via the coding sequence ATGAAAAGGATAAGCTTCATTCCTTTGTTAATCCTCGTGTTCTTTGCAGGTTTTATCCTGGGCCAGAGTTCGGAGAATAAGAAGGAAGAGGACAAGTACTTTTACCTTAAACTCTTTACGGAAGCCCTTAAGATAGTAGAGAGAGAATACGTAGAACCCGTGCCGATAAAGAAGCTCATATACGGGGCGATAGACGGTATGGTTTCCTCCTTAGACCCATTTTCCGACTTCTTCACCCCCGAGGAGTACAAGGAATTTCTCTCGGAAACTGAGGGAGAGTTCGGTGGCGTGGGTATAGAAATCACCATGGAAAACGGAAGACCTGTGGTGGTATCGCCCATAGAGGGAACGCCTGCCTGGAAAGCCGGAATAAGACCGGGTGACATAATAATAGCGGTAGACGGCGAGGATACCTTCAACATGTCCTTGATGGAAGTAGTCAAAAAGATAAGAGGAAAACCTGGAACAAAGGTAAAGCTCACGATACTGAGAAAGGGTGAAGGGAAACCTATAGAGGTAACACTGGTAAGGGCGAGGATAAAGGTTCCCAGCGTTAAGTACACCAATTACAAAGGAATAGGATACATAAAAATTTCTCAATTTACTTCGGGAACCTCTAAGAGTTTGGAGAAAGCCATACTGGAACTTGAGAACCAGAACGTGAAAGGCTTCATAATAGACCTCAGGAATAACCCCGGAGGACTTCTGTCGGAAGCTGTGGATGTAGGAGATCTCTTTATCCCCAAAGGAAAGTTGATAGTTTACACGAAAGGAAGAAAGGGAGAGCTCCACAGGTACTTTGCCGAGAGGGAACCCATAACACAGGGGCTTCCCGTAGTGCTCCTCGTTAACAAAGGGTCGGCAAGTGCGTCAGAGATAGTGGCGGGAGCCCTTCAGGATTACCACATAGCTACACTAGTGGGAGAAAAGACCTTCGGTAAGGCCTCCGTTCAAAACCTGATACCCCTCTCCGACGGCTCTGCTATGAAATTGACCATAGCCTACTACTACACGCCTAAGGGAAGGCTCATACACAAGAAGGGTATAAAACCCGACGTAGAGGTTAAAATGGACGAAGAAACTTGGAAAAAGCTCTTTGAAACTATAAGGAAAATGCGCTTTGAAGGACACATGGAAAAAGTGATACTCCTTCCCGACATAGACGTTCAGCTGAGAAAGGCTATTGAAATACTGGAGAAAAAGGCTAAACTCAAAAAGGCAGCATGA
- the tsaD gene encoding tRNA (adenosine(37)-N6)-threonylcarbamoyltransferase complex transferase subunit TsaD, with translation MRTLAVETSCDETALAIYDDQKGVLGNVILSQAVVHSPFGGVVPELSAREHTRNILPIFDRLLKESRINLEEIDFISFTLTPGLILSLVVGVAFAKALAYEYRKPLVPVHHLEGHIYSVFLEKKVEYPFLALIISGGHTDLYLVRDFGRYDFLGGTLDDAVGEAYDKVAKMLGLGYPGGPIIDRLAKEGKKLYPLPKPLMEEGNLNFSFSGLKTAILNLLKKEKNVRKEDIAYSFQETVVEILLEKSLWAMKKTGIKRLVVVGGVSANSRLREVFKKASQEYGFELYIPHPSLSTDNALMIAYAGMERFKRGVVAPLDVNPQPNIPLEEFGRIWT, from the coding sequence ATGAGGACATTAGCAGTTGAGACCTCGTGTGATGAAACCGCTCTTGCTATTTATGACGACCAAAAAGGCGTACTGGGAAACGTAATACTTTCACAGGCCGTAGTTCACTCCCCCTTCGGTGGGGTCGTTCCCGAACTCTCTGCAAGGGAGCACACGAGAAACATACTTCCTATATTCGACAGACTCTTAAAGGAAAGCCGAATAAATCTTGAGGAGATAGACTTTATTTCCTTTACCCTAACTCCCGGATTGATACTTTCGCTCGTGGTGGGTGTAGCCTTTGCAAAGGCCCTTGCCTACGAGTACAGAAAACCTTTAGTTCCCGTTCACCACCTGGAAGGTCACATATACTCTGTTTTCCTAGAAAAAAAGGTTGAATATCCCTTTCTCGCTCTGATAATTTCAGGTGGGCACACGGATCTTTACCTTGTAAGGGACTTTGGGAGGTACGATTTTCTCGGAGGTACTCTGGACGACGCTGTCGGGGAAGCCTACGACAAAGTTGCAAAAATGCTCGGTCTGGGATACCCCGGAGGTCCCATAATAGACCGACTGGCTAAAGAGGGAAAGAAATTATACCCTTTACCCAAACCACTTATGGAGGAAGGAAACTTAAACTTCTCCTTCAGTGGGCTTAAAACGGCGATACTGAACCTCTTAAAAAAGGAAAAAAACGTAAGGAAAGAGGATATCGCTTACTCATTCCAGGAAACGGTGGTAGAAATACTACTCGAAAAAAGCCTCTGGGCTATGAAAAAAACGGGGATAAAAAGGCTTGTTGTGGTAGGAGGAGTGTCCGCAAACTCGAGGCTGAGGGAAGTGTTCAAAAAAGCTTCTCAAGAGTACGGTTTTGAACTCTACATACCGCATCCGAGTCTCTCTACGGACAACGCCCTTATGATAGCTTACGCCGGTATGGAGAGGTTCAAGAGGGGTGTTGTAGCACCTCTGGATGTAAATCCCCAACCCAATATTCCCCTGGAGGAGTTCGGAAGGATATGGACTTGA
- a CDS encoding hydrogenase small subunit — translation MKLLWLQRLSCCGNTHSLLSSEEANLLFEEFEVLFHPSFSTESEEDVIERVLKGGKLDLLVVEGAVKRDDEVIKNLCGISDYVVAVGNCAVYGNIPALSEDSVFGLQYRFKEKGGILGKDFESKKGYPVINLSGCPANPEWIVGTLLRIKWKGKLDLDELGRPKEYYSSLTHWGCSRNEYFEWKVETEKLGSPKGCLFYHYGCRGPMTHSTCNVHLWNGVNSKTRAGTPCFGCTEYDFPRVNLWETKLYAGIPAELPLGVSKRGYIMISGVAKMFAPERLKDED, via the coding sequence ATGAAACTACTCTGGCTTCAACGACTTTCATGTTGTGGTAACACTCACTCCCTCCTATCCTCGGAAGAGGCAAATCTCCTGTTTGAAGAGTTTGAAGTTCTTTTCCACCCCTCTTTTTCCACGGAAAGTGAGGAAGATGTCATAGAAAGAGTCTTAAAAGGAGGAAAGCTAGATCTTCTGGTAGTTGAAGGAGCTGTAAAAAGGGACGATGAGGTTATTAAAAATCTCTGCGGTATTTCCGATTACGTTGTAGCCGTGGGAAATTGTGCGGTCTACGGAAATATTCCCGCACTTTCGGAGGACAGCGTCTTCGGACTTCAATACAGGTTCAAAGAAAAGGGTGGTATTCTGGGAAAAGATTTTGAGAGTAAAAAAGGGTATCCGGTCATAAACCTGTCCGGCTGTCCTGCAAATCCCGAGTGGATAGTCGGCACACTCTTGAGGATAAAGTGGAAAGGTAAACTGGACTTGGACGAGCTGGGGCGCCCAAAAGAGTACTACTCTTCCCTTACCCACTGGGGTTGTTCCAGAAACGAGTACTTCGAGTGGAAGGTGGAGACGGAAAAACTCGGCTCTCCTAAAGGTTGTCTCTTTTACCACTACGGTTGCAGGGGACCAATGACCCACTCCACTTGTAACGTTCACCTGTGGAACGGTGTGAACTCAAAAACGAGGGCGGGCACCCCCTGCTTTGGATGTACGGAGTACGACTTTCCAAGAGTTAACCTGTGGGAAACAAAGCTTTACGCTGGCATACCGGCGGAACTACCCTTGGGAGTTTCCAAGAGGGGATACATAATGATATCCGGGGTGGCAAAGATGTTTGCTCCCGAAAGGTTGAAAGATGAAGATTGA
- a CDS encoding nickel-dependent hydrogenase large subunit, protein MKIEKLVLTRVEGEASLNLVWERGVIKDAKISFYSTRGIEKVLRERPFMDALVINPRICGICGHAHLIATVRAIENAIGIKEIPEKAKITRLVTQITEMVQNHVKWFYLFVMPDFLKFKESLSQFEPFKGERWKRAVQFSSQIVKIIALFGGQWPHSSYAVPGGITSNFSEREVLKALNLVKEGKTFFEKNVSEDLELFLNLCEEFNLLSIGKAYNRFLSGGGLAYCFNPSYKKGKGKVCKFNVRYVQELEAADYSKANPVRYKGLPYETGPLARELISKNPLVLKLYKNYGDSYAVRVAARLAEIKDLLEILEKLLKELMNHLEEPSCLWEDRSDESGEGFGVVEAARGTLIHRVVIEKGKIKDYKVITPSQWNLGPRCKKYLGVAEKAIVGLDSELKAQMVLRSFDLCSVCTTK, encoded by the coding sequence ATGAAGATTGAAAAACTGGTTCTCACCCGCGTTGAAGGGGAGGCCTCTTTAAACCTCGTCTGGGAAAGGGGTGTTATAAAAGACGCAAAAATTAGTTTTTACTCTACAAGAGGCATAGAAAAGGTTCTAAGGGAAAGACCCTTTATGGATGCTTTAGTTATAAACCCGAGGATTTGTGGCATATGCGGGCACGCACATCTCATAGCCACGGTGAGGGCAATAGAGAACGCTATAGGTATTAAAGAAATACCTGAAAAGGCTAAGATTACTAGACTCGTAACCCAGATAACGGAAATGGTTCAAAACCACGTAAAGTGGTTTTACCTCTTCGTAATGCCGGACTTCCTGAAATTTAAGGAGAGTTTATCCCAGTTCGAACCTTTTAAAGGAGAAAGGTGGAAAAGAGCCGTTCAATTTTCCTCTCAGATAGTGAAGATTATCGCCCTCTTCGGAGGACAGTGGCCCCATTCCTCCTACGCCGTTCCCGGAGGAATTACATCAAACTTCTCGGAAAGGGAAGTCCTGAAAGCTTTAAACCTTGTAAAAGAGGGAAAGACATTTTTTGAAAAGAACGTTTCCGAAGATTTAGAGCTTTTCCTGAACCTGTGCGAAGAATTTAACCTTTTGAGTATAGGGAAGGCTTACAATAGGTTCTTGAGCGGAGGCGGTTTAGCTTACTGTTTTAACCCGTCCTACAAAAAGGGAAAGGGAAAAGTGTGTAAGTTCAACGTTAGATATGTGCAGGAACTCGAAGCAGCCGATTACTCAAAAGCTAATCCCGTAAGGTACAAAGGCTTACCTTACGAGACAGGGCCCCTCGCCCGAGAACTGATCTCTAAAAATCCCCTTGTCCTGAAACTTTACAAAAATTACGGAGACAGTTACGCGGTGAGAGTTGCGGCAAGACTTGCAGAGATTAAAGATCTACTCGAAATCCTTGAAAAGCTTTTGAAAGAATTAATGAATCACTTGGAAGAACCTTCGTGTTTATGGGAGGATCGCAGTGATGAAAGCGGTGAAGGGTTCGGAGTTGTAGAGGCGGCGCGGGGAACACTCATACACAGGGTCGTAATAGAGAAAGGGAAAATAAAGGATTACAAAGTGATAACTCCCTCCCAGTGGAACCTAGGACCGCGGTGTAAAAAGTACTTGGGAGTGGCTGAAAAAGCTATCGTAGGACTGGACAGCGAACTAAAGGCTCAAATGGTTCTAAGAAGTTTTGACCTCTGTTCCGTATGTACCACGAAGTGA
- a CDS encoding dihydroorotase has product MLKLIVKNGYVIDPSQNLEGEFDILVENGKIKKIDKNILVPEAEIIDAKGLIVCPGFIDIHVHLRDPGQTYKEDIESGSRCAVAGGFTTIVCMPNTNPPIDNTTVVNYILQKSKSVGLCRVLPTGTITKGRKGKEIADFYSLKEAGCVAFTDDGSPVMDSSVMRKALELASQLGVPIMDHCEDDKLAYGVINEGEVSALLGLSSRAPEAEEIQIARDGILAQRTGGHVHIQHVSTKLSLEIIEFFKEKGVKITCEVNPNHLLFTEREVLNSGANARVNPPLRKKEDRLALIEGVKRGIIDCFATDHAPHQTFEKELVEFAMPGIIGLQTALPSALELYRKGIISLKKLIEMFTINPARIIGVDLGTLKLGSPADITIFDPNKEWILNEETNLSKSRNTPLWGKVLKGKVIYTIKDGKMVYKD; this is encoded by the coding sequence ATGCTAAAGTTAATCGTGAAAAACGGTTACGTAATAGACCCCTCGCAAAATCTCGAGGGGGAGTTTGATATCCTCGTAGAAAATGGAAAGATAAAGAAGATAGATAAAAACATCCTAGTCCCCGAGGCGGAAATCATAGATGCAAAGGGTTTAATAGTGTGCCCGGGATTTATAGACATACACGTTCACCTGAGAGATCCGGGGCAGACTTACAAGGAGGATATAGAGAGCGGAAGCAGGTGTGCCGTTGCGGGAGGTTTTACGACTATCGTATGCATGCCGAACACAAACCCTCCCATTGATAACACAACGGTGGTTAATTACATTCTCCAGAAGTCTAAAAGTGTCGGACTTTGCAGGGTTCTTCCTACTGGGACTATAACCAAGGGAAGAAAGGGAAAGGAAATTGCGGATTTTTACTCTTTAAAAGAGGCGGGATGTGTGGCTTTTACGGACGACGGCAGTCCCGTAATGGACAGTTCCGTGATGAGAAAAGCCTTAGAACTCGCCTCACAGCTCGGTGTTCCTATAATGGATCACTGCGAGGACGACAAACTCGCCTACGGTGTGATAAACGAGGGCGAGGTTTCCGCCCTTCTGGGACTTTCCTCAAGGGCTCCGGAGGCTGAGGAGATCCAGATAGCGAGAGATGGGATACTGGCACAGAGAACAGGGGGACACGTCCACATACAGCACGTATCCACAAAGCTTTCCTTAGAAATAATAGAGTTTTTCAAAGAAAAGGGAGTGAAGATAACCTGCGAGGTAAACCCGAACCACCTCCTCTTTACGGAAAGGGAAGTTTTGAACTCGGGGGCAAACGCAAGGGTAAACCCTCCACTCAGAAAGAAAGAGGACAGGTTGGCCCTGATAGAAGGTGTGAAAAGAGGAATTATAGACTGCTTTGCCACAGATCACGCCCCGCACCAGACTTTTGAAAAGGAGCTCGTTGAGTTTGCGATGCCCGGTATTATTGGGCTCCAGACAGCTTTACCCTCGGCTCTTGAACTCTACAGAAAGGGAATAATTTCACTCAAGAAGTTGATAGAGATGTTTACAATCAACCCTGCAAGGATAATCGGTGTAGACCTCGGAACCTTGAAACTGGGAAGTCCCGCGGACATAACTATTTTTGATCCCAATAAGGAATGGATTTTGAACGAAGAGACGAACCTTTCGAAGAGCAGGAACACACCCCTCTGGGGCAAAGTTCTCAAGGGTAAAGTGATTTACACCATAAAAGACGGGAAGATGGTGTATAAAGATTAA
- a CDS encoding multiheme c-type cytochrome produces the protein MIWLVLVLSLFLFSCEKLNEIFLEEDLLQRPPSKRCSDCHAKIYEDWEKSRHAKAWVSEHFKEESENYSKLKCLSCHAPHQVDPLKKPVLRVERRHEGVNCIACHFKEETKAMHGPYKVFSPPHPSREDKNYTKSEICAGCHQKTYREWKIARVKTTCQQCHMKVVDYAWIMDKFPFFLFHSRKALHDHTFPAGKATPKDIKLILTEGALNIINVGIPHNLPTADQGNPKLYLIIEFYYKDGKKKVLRRVLSPQAKTALAYLIPYTVKIPRYEKLEKVRVSIYRRLAWEKKRELILSEELKKPF, from the coding sequence ATGATCTGGCTCGTTCTCGTACTTTCTTTATTCCTTTTTAGTTGTGAAAAGTTAAACGAGATATTTTTAGAGGAGGATCTACTTCAGAGACCTCCTTCCAAAAGGTGTTCTGACTGTCATGCAAAAATCTACGAGGATTGGGAAAAGAGCAGGCACGCAAAAGCGTGGGTGAGCGAACACTTCAAGGAGGAAAGTGAAAATTACTCAAAGCTCAAGTGTCTCTCCTGTCACGCTCCCCATCAAGTAGATCCCTTAAAGAAACCCGTTTTAAGGGTGGAGAGGAGACACGAGGGTGTAAACTGTATAGCCTGTCACTTTAAGGAAGAAACCAAAGCCATGCACGGTCCCTACAAAGTCTTCTCTCCCCCTCACCCCTCAAGGGAGGATAAGAATTACACGAAGTCAGAAATCTGTGCAGGATGCCATCAAAAGACGTACAGAGAGTGGAAAATCGCAAGGGTTAAAACTACCTGTCAGCAGTGCCATATGAAGGTTGTAGATTACGCATGGATTATGGACAAATTTCCCTTCTTCCTCTTTCACTCCAGAAAAGCCCTTCACGACCACACGTTCCCCGCAGGTAAAGCAACACCCAAGGACATAAAACTTATCCTCACTGAGGGAGCCCTTAACATAATCAACGTAGGTATACCTCACAACCTGCCCACGGCGGATCAGGGAAATCCAAAGCTTTACTTAATAATCGAGTTTTATTACAAAGACGGAAAGAAAAAGGTTCTAAGAAGGGTACTCTCTCCGCAGGCAAAAACAGCCCTTGCCTACCTCATACCTTACACCGTGAAAATCCCGCGCTATGAAAAACTCGAAAAAGTTAGAGTAAGCATCTACAGGAGACTTGCCTGGGAGAAGAAAAGGGAACTAATATTGTCAGAGGAACTGAAGAAGCCTTTTTAA
- a CDS encoding DUF2231 domain-containing protein codes for MEVLHPPIVHFTIALTITGIIFEVLWFTFKRDIFNAGALLNLGFAVIFAWLAFFTGHLDEEKAEKLIENTPAYNILEYHETLGLIVAIAITLLGILKIFNYLKPSNLLRVFILVLGLITFVLVILQGNLGGRLVYDYGVGVKPVMEGLR; via the coding sequence ATGGAGGTTCTCCATCCGCCGATAGTTCACTTCACAATAGCGTTGACGATTACGGGGATAATTTTCGAAGTTTTATGGTTCACGTTTAAAAGAGATATATTCAACGCAGGAGCGTTGCTCAATTTAGGTTTCGCGGTTATTTTTGCGTGGCTTGCCTTCTTTACGGGACATCTGGACGAAGAAAAAGCGGAAAAGCTTATAGAAAATACACCTGCTTACAACATACTTGAGTATCACGAAACCCTTGGACTTATCGTGGCTATTGCGATAACCCTTTTAGGAATACTGAAGATTTTCAATTACTTAAAGCCTTCAAATCTTTTAAGAGTTTTTATTCTGGTTCTTGGTTTAATAACCTTTGTTTTGGTAATTCTTCAGGGAAATCTGGGAGGAAGGTTGGTTTATGATTACGGGGTCGGAGTTAAACCCGTTATGGAGGGGCTGAGATGA